The proteins below are encoded in one region of Sphaerodactylus townsendi isolate TG3544 linkage group LG06, MPM_Stown_v2.3, whole genome shotgun sequence:
- the LOC125435875 gene encoding myelin-associated glycoprotein-like gives MQLSRNCIPSGFLLVLFYSPVSVAWTSTLPSSIQALKGSCVVIPCSFTFPGPRTSWGSKFSVAWYQYWSRGYPEIYNSKSSSSVLREYQGRTEVVGNLEMGNCTLLLKDVNQQDAMSYYVWINPDSVKHRFYDVTVRVEVTDVPSQLEMSDPGLLTEGDRTSLTCSVLHTCPMDPPNLTWSLAGGKAVTVQERLAGGVWRTESELTYIPSHKDNGKYLQCTATFPTRQLSQNGITLQVKYSPKDAIVSVVGNPTLKEGDSVTLRCSSHSNPPALSYRWFSGPQKAPLRGAGTGQEAKLTDVKRDSGPYYCVAENDVGMGEDSPPAYLNVEYKPVILPEGNCTISRTGETITCYCLVEGNPLPGIEWQLTNQTIPEDFNSSELQAASASQGQTLIGVLRGPSSILANVSCSATNMHGPSLLTLPTFQAGQSILLFIACGAAAGGLLLFTLLGIVIFKVVKTRKETAEGQEEEEEDDPTLYVNDGNTEQKVSLKEEKPSNSEKEEQVNMYSKSTAGRSPATYNDSSTEAYETMESKDEDYENVVAMGTLGNFGNTGNWQAASGTDQIYSNV, from the exons TTTTGTTTTACAGCCCTGTCTCTGTGGCCTGGACTTCCACGCTGCCCAGCTCAATCCAAGCCCTGAAAGGATCCTGCGTGGTCATTCCGTGCTCCTTCACCTTCCCGGGTCCCCGCACTTCTTGGGGGAGCAAATTCAGCGTGGCCTGGTACCAGTATTGGTCAAGAGGTTACCCTGAAATCTATAACAGCAAGAGCTCAAGTAGTGTCCTTCGTGAGTATCAAGGGCGGACGGAGGTGGTGGGAAACCTAGAGATGGGCAACTGCACCCTCCTCCTCAAAGATGTGAACCAGCAGGACGCCATGAGTTACTACGTGTGGATCAATCCCGACTCAGTCAAGCACCGGTTCTATGATGTCACTGTTCGGGTGGAAGTCACAG ATGTTCCAAGCCAGCTTGAGATGAGCGACCCGGGATTATTGACTGAAGGGGATCGCACCTCACTGACCTGCTCAGTTTTGCACACCTGCCCTATGGATCCGCCTAACCTCACTTGGAGCCTTGCAGGAGGGAAGGCTGTGACAGTCCAGGAGCGTCTGGCAGGGGGTGTCTGGCGGACAGAATCAGAGCTCACTTACATCCCCTCCCACAAGGACAATGGCAAATACCTCCAGTGTACGGCCACTTTCCCCACCCGGCAATTGTCACAAAATGGTATCACCTTGCAGGTTAAAT ATTCCCCGAAGGATGCCATCGTCTCTGTGGTGGGGAACCCGACTCTGAAGGAAGGAGACAGTGTCACCCTGCGATGTAGCAGCCACAGTAACCCCCCTGCCCTCAGTTACCGCTGGTTTTCTGGGCCGCAAAAGGCACCACTGCGGGGAGCAGGGACAGGGCAGGAGGCGAAGCTGACAGACGTCAAAAGGGACTCTGGGCCATATTACTGCGTTGCAGAGAATGACGTTGGAATGGGAGAGGATTCGCCCCCTGCTTACCTCAATGTCGAGT ACAAACCAGTGATCCTTCCAGAAGGGAATTGCACCATATCCAGGACCGGAGAGACAATCACGTGCTACTGCTTGGTGGAAGGAAACCCCTTGCCAGGAATAGAGTGGCAGCTGACAAACCAAACCATTCCTGAGGACTTTAACAGCTCAGAACTGCAGGCGGCCTCGGCTTCACAGGGGCAGACACTTATTGGGGTACTGAGGGGCCCCTCATCCATACTGGCCAATGTGTCCTGCTCAGCCACTAACATGCATGGGCCCAGCCTGCTCACCTTGCCCACCTTTCAAGCAG gccaGTCTATCCTGCTATTCATAGCATGTGGGGCTGCAGCTGGGGGCCTCCTCCTCTTTACCTTGCTAGGGATTGTGATCTTCAAAGTGGTAAAGACCAG GAAAGAGACAGCAGAaggacaggaggaggaagaagaggatgacCCAACACTGTATGTCAATGATGGAAATACAGAGCAAAAGGTATCTCTTAAAGAAGAAAAGCCGTCCAACTCTGAGAAGGAAGAGCAAGTCAACATGTACAGCAAGTCAACAGCAGGAAGGAGCCCAGCTACTTACAAT GACTCATCCACAGAAGCCTACGAGACCATGGAAAGCAAAGACGAAGATTATGAGAACGTAGTGGCGATGGGGACTCTGGGGAATTTTGGGAACACGGGCAACTGGCAGGCGGCTTCGGGGACTGACCAGATCTACTCCAACGTCTGA
- the LOC125435110 gene encoding hepcidin, whose translation MKLQFICLIFLLLSMTTRSLCAFTIQTQVKKDLASSEMHHIENGMTETSGMQALLRRSKRFNSHFPICTYCCNCCSNKKCGFCCRT comes from the exons ATGAAGCTTCAGTTTATCTGTTTGATCTTTCTTCTTCTCAGCATGACCACTCGAAGCCTTTGTGCCTTCACAATTCAG acaCAAGTCAAGAAAGACCTTGCCAGTTCGGAAATGCACCATATAGAAAATGGCATGACGGAGACTTCTGGCATGCAG GCGTTGCTACGGAGGTCAAAGCGCTTCAACAGTCACTTCCCCATTTGTACCTATTGCTGCAACTGCTGTAGTAACAAGAAATGTGGTTTCTGCTGCCGAACGTAA